The Choristoneura fumiferana chromosome Z, NRCan_CFum_1, whole genome shotgun sequence DNA window TACTTAGGGCAGTGGGGAGCGACTTGCAAATAATTTTCTTGAACGAAGAGCGGTGCGAGGCTGTAGTCGTAGAAGAATAAATCGCTCTTGTCATGAATGCTCATGGTTTTGTGTTCTTCCGCAGAAAACACTTTACGTATAGCTTCCCATGGGCCCTGTGAATAAAGTAGAGCTGTAATATTGATTTaatctattaaattaaataaatattaattattaaatttatctttACAGCTGCTTTAATGGCTATTCGCATGCTCTTGGCGCCCGTGATAAAACATAACTTCTCGCACCAGTGATTGTATTTGGTATGTTATCACAATGGAGTCACGGCTTGAAAGTAACATAATGCTGCTCTTTATACCAGATAAATGCAGAGTTCATTTAGGATATTGTTCGGCAAGTTCAAAACAGATAAAGCTCGGACTAAGAGACTCAtcgaaacaaaataattatttaattcaattaagcCACTTGATAGAAACCTACAgggtaaacaaaacaataaacacaccacaaaaaaaaacacataatataaaaataaagaaaacatccCGTAGAAGAACGTTATGATCATGATATATAGCACAACATTGAAATGCAAAGTAAATTCGATAACCAAATTATCTTTGGATATTAAAAACAGGTTGTTCGAAAGCCAATTCTAAAATCAAGTACCACACAAACAAGtctagaaaacaaaaaatatatagtaagTTTGGAAACGTAAAGTATAGGTCTACTTAAAATTaacgaaagaaaaataaatcgttTTTAGGTTTTTAAGACTTATCCGTTTCTAAAATTACACCGTTTTCCGAGCCCTGACATGTATACAGAAATGCATAGCATAGCTACAGCTGTGGTTCCCAATTTAGTTTTTTCGTTTTTGTTGTTTGTACgtggaaacgaaaaaaaaaacgtcaaacTTGCGTACCACTTTCTTATTGCAAGAATGATATATAAAACGTTCGTTCGTTTAAAacagtattttgttattttggttttttttattgcttattaAGTAAACGCTGCGCATACTCAAATGCCCTCACGTAGCCCTGGTGGTAAACACTGGCATAGAGAAACTTGGTGTAGATTTAGTTTCGTTAAATTTACCTCCTTCGCACTTGTAACCTCATATATATTAATCTTACAACGTCACAAAATTCGCTAATCGATACGCAAGTATGGCATATTATCATACATTGtcacgtttattttatttttcttaaactcTTTAGAGAATATTGTTCAAATTAATGTCACAGTTTATGTCTCTGACTGGCGCTGGTACCAGGTAAATAAATATTCGCAAAAGCAAGCTTTATTTAAACAATCATTACAGAtatgtagaaaaataaaaaggcaGGGGCATATTGGATAATAagagaaaaatagaaaaaacatatttattaaagcaaaataggtattatgaataataattagtacctactttagGCGTTACGCCAATATAAAATAGgaagaaagaaatataaaacaaaacgaACTTTCTTTCGCAAATCGCATTCGCAACAGCTTAATaagtccctctcattctcattTTGTTGATGTCACATCTGAATTACAGAATAGACTCCCAAGAGTCCGTACCTATATTGTAAATGGGCAAGTAACTCTGTTCGTTTGCCTGTTTgtaacctcttcacgcttaaaccgctgaactgatatGATCGAAATTTGTCATGGAGGTATTTCAGATCCTGGGATACACGAATTTTGGGAAGACGAAGTCGAACACAAAAGCTGGTAAAAATAAGTACCATAATTACTTGGATATACATAAGTCTAGCTAGACTTTGCAGAGAGAATGGCGACTGAAGTGAGAAAATTAACTTCTTTACCTTTTTGTTTCATAAACTTCAttgtttttgacaatatttgcaaaaaggtacaatagagGCATGGCGAGCACAATttataatttcatcatcattacattataacaCAAGCTGTATtgaatactatttaatttaatttcttttgtACGTAAGGCACACTACAAATACATATGAATAAATTGTTAAAAGAACAACAATGCTATTAGATTTTGTAATATCCATGCTGCGGCGGCAAATGTTAGTAATACGGCTTAGCAGGTTTTGAAGGTATTCTTTTctcttataaaattaaatagaagtAAATGAAGTCAtatattacttaaaatatttattatagtaaGGGGTACGTAGGTGGCTATATTCAAAATGATTGTAAAAAAGTATTTACTAAAATGAGGTCAGCATAGTGTTCAAACATACAGTATATTTACGCGCAAACTCCGATAAAACGGAAGCTAGGGAAACAGCGGGTGTGCACCGTGCCTGAACATCGCTCCATGCCCGTTTTGTTTTGTTAGGTGTTAACGCAAGAGTGTACACACTGATCTTTCCATATCAGTCTTAATTTGTTACTTAAGATTTGTTTGAGTTGGCGCGTGGTCTATGAGCGAGATAATTACCAATTTGATGTCCTTCTTGGTTTGCGCGGCGTCGCGGTGCAGGGCGTCGGCGCTTGCGCGGGCCGGGTCGACCGCCCACATGGACAGCAGGTTGAGCGTCTGCCGCACGTCCTGGTTGGCGGCCACGATCAGCTGCGCCAGCGCCTCGCCGGGCACCTTGATGCCTTCTTTGCAACAAACCGACATCATTGCCGCCTACAAAAAAcgtacgtttttttatttgactggatgtcaaacgagcaagtgggtctcctgatggtaagagatcaccaccgcccataaacatctgcaacaccaggggtattgcagatacgttgcaaCAATCGAACCAGCATCTACATTATTTTAGAAATGAATGTTTTTACACTAGTCAGTTTTCATACCTTAATCTGATCAACCCGTGGCCTGGTAAATCTAAGGTCGTAACAATAATTGACAAGCGATCTCATCTTCTGACTATTCCTATCGTTGCACATGCAAATGATGGGAACGGATGCAGCTTTTATTAAGCCTATTAACTCTTGCAGACCGCCtggaaaataaatatgaatttgTGATTCAATCGTATCCTATTGTAACCCTAATATTTCGTTTATGTTCATTCGCTTAACTCACCTCTGTCTTCATTACCAGCCATACCATCAACTTCGTCCATAACTAAAACATGTTTCTTGGAGACCGCCTGTTTGCCTGTTTGTcctgagaaataataaaaatggcaAGCATAATATGTTATAGGCTCTAAACGCAACTAAATAGAAATCTGACTTTAAGTTAGGGCTTTGCATTAAACGCTAATGCTGCTTTTCTACCAAAGATCTGCGAGGATGAaatgcgaggaatgtgtttttcatgaaccaatagaaacgcttcatttacctatcctagcacatctctggtggaaacagctgagcggagcgaggtgaggtaaatgaataaataaatttctggtggaaacggagcttaaaactagaaaaaaaaatgcgatgGCTTACCTTTGGCAAATCCAGAGAGGGAAGTGGTCGTTAGCAATTCGCCGATCTGCTCTTTTATAAGAGTTTTATTTCTGGTGTCAGAAGCATTGAACTCCACAGTGTCAAAACCAAGCTCTTTGCACACGAGAGACACGGTAGTAGTTTTGCCTAAAATTAACCATAAAATGAATATATTACAATATATAATTAACAGTTACACGAAAGTAACCAAATCCCGTTACACCCCTTACCTACACCCGGCGGCCCCGATAGCAGAGCTGCCTTGTAGTATCCGCCATCATCATTTTTCGTCCATGGGCTGGGTTTAGGTAGTTTCGCTTTTCTATTAGCGTACCATTTTGTAAGCCAATTGCAAagtctaaaaataaatttaaaaatgtcataaaaatgtttaaatacttaattaaataaaaaataggatcTCATTATTGTcaacaaactttttaacattGCTTGCTTCTCCATGTTGGCCAATAATTTGCTTCAGTGTTTGCGGTTTATACTTCTCTACCCACATTGACGATTGATGCGAGTTAGCGATTATTTTGCTATTAGAGTCGCTGCTTGAATCTGCAACATGATTGTACTTTTTATACCATTAACTCGGAAATGCTTCCTTTATCGTTCAGGATCAAACCCCTATACCACCAATGTTATAAGTGCTAGAAATttaacaattataaataaataaatatcacgagacaattcacaccaattgacctagtcccaaagtaagcttagcaaagcttgtgttatgggtactaagcaacggataaatataattatatagatatagatacatactcaaatacatattaaacacccaagacccgagaacaaacattcgtatttttcatacaaatatctgccccgacacgggaatcgaacccgggacctcaagcttcgtagtcaggttctctaaccactaggccatctggtcgtgtAAAAAAGTGGCAATTATGTGGAATTGTAACATTTGTAACTGTTATGATCTAGGGGCAGGATTCCATTTTGGAATCCAAGAATTCTTCGCTTGCTCGAGTTTCAACACAAGCATTCCCgccaaaaataacaaaaagtagtggtaaaatttgtatggaaaaaaaattttttttatactccaCAGATCTCGTCTTGTTaggttattaataaataaaaaaccggccaagagcgtgtaggatacgcccaagatagagttccgtagccattacgaaaaaatcaagtaatatttttctaaggatttcgtattgtgtacggaatcttccaagtttatacttcgttttttttttagcattagaaagaaggtaagcgatcttgacgtgactttttattgaaaaacacttttgaaaaataagtcacagcaaatatgtaacaattagcaaggacatatgatcatttacattcttttggtatcataagtaatagttacagttttttttttaaagtttttcaaCAAGATTATTTACCcttttctaatgcaaaaaaaaaatgaagtataggtaagtatattttataccttaggctcctatttactcttactaataattctcaagcaatcttagccattgtaatttttcttgtaaattatttttactaccatccagaattttttaaattttttacacccaacagtttagattttagaggggggcggggggacgctcgattttaatgaaaatttgcactaaagttgaatatttcgcatacagatcactgaatcgaaaaatcgtctgggAAACGCCTCCAATAGTCTTAAAAGacgtatccaacgataccccacacgctaaagggttagtcgagaaaaaaaacactcccactttactTCTATGGGATCTCCCATagaaggttaaaaataaatgtattttaccactgtcggcgtgactgatatattcatgccaaattacagctttctagtactaacggtctctgagcttagccgcggacaaacATACGGACAGAaaggacagacatggcgaaactataagggttccttccTAGTTGACCGAGGAATGCTAAAAAGATATTTATACCAAAGTTGAGCTTTCTTAGACCATATTTAGTGGTATCTTCggtttgcaaataaaatattttaaaagatcGCCAAGTATCTACACTACGAGTACTCTATACAGCGACTTGTGGTAGTTGTGCTGCAGGGAAGGGACAATGGGAAAAGATCAAGAGGACGTAACGAGTACTCCTCTCAACACTAGCACCAGAGAAGCGTCAGCCAGGGACGACTGGCGTAGCATTGTTCGGCATGCTACGTGACCACGACTACTCTGTGAAGAGTATCCGACaaagtaatttgtattttattgtacatacatGTATATTGTTCAATGAATAAACCACCCATAACTTCTTATAATTTCAAACCTCAATAAGgtattttaagatattttttttgtgaattagTTTAAACGCAATTAAAGTTGAAAAGAGGCATACCATTTAAATCCTTACTTGTTGACGCACATAATTTAGAAACACTTTCCGAattcttttcttttatattaaCAAATTTTTCCGTTTTAGAATTATCGTTAATATTGGTTTTCTCTTTTGGACATTGTTTATGGTTTATATCAGATTTACTTTTGCTAGCTCTTTGAGTCGATGTGACGCTCCTGTCTGTATCAGATTTTTGACATAAACTCTCTTCATGGTCGTTATATGATTTCCGATTTAAACTCTTTTCAGTATCCTTATGCGGTTTCTGACTGAAGCTTTTATCATTGATTTTCTGGGAGTTCCGATTTTTTTCGTGTTTAGTGGACTCATTGGATTTCTGCATGTCTGATTTATTAACAATTAGTGCCAAAAAGTCACTTTCGTTTAAGATTGGAATACCAAATTCTTGAGCTTTAGCAATTTTTGCAGGACCTGCTTCATCTCCAGCTAAAACATGTGTCACCTGCAAGTAatttaataagttaaaaaataaattccgAGAACATTTGTTTgcaaatagtatatttttacaaacCTTTCTACTCATAGAGTTTTTTATAGTTCCACCCAACTTCGTAATAGCTTCGGAAACTTCTTCTCGTTCGAAAGAGTCAAGTACACCGGTTAGCAAAAATGCACAGTCCTTAAGGCAATTAGGTGCACccttaaaggaaaaaaaattaagatgagTAAAAAGCCAAATAATCAaaattttgaagaaaaggtttttttttgttttttatttatgcgGTTGTGTTTCAATAGATCAGAGATCCGGCTCAAGCAGCGCTGCTCTATTTAATGAAGTGAAACAAGCACGCCGCGCGGGCGCCCGCGCCTTGCACCCGCGTGACTTAGCCGAGGCCCTTATCCGTTCTGCTATAAGAGGTACATCCATGACAAATTTCAAGATCCAATAATTTGTTTAGAACCTTGTTTAATGATTGTATCGTTTGATTGCGTTAacatagaagtttgatttttcaccaTTCCAAGGATTAGTAGGCCTGAGTAtgaatttgatattaatttcagcttaataATACCTTCACGTGTTcatgagaaaaagggtcttgacagacggatgggAGGACAAgcatacagacaaacagacaataaAGTGCTCCTATATAAGGGTTCCAGTTTTGTGAACTGtagtatggaaccctaaaaattagatggtttaagaataaaataacaccaacatgaaactaccgtgagactcactcatattaaatgatattgtaacggataactcacgtcttaaatcgagtttagctcgacatgtttcgggctatttcgtagcccttcttctcagaagcacgcgactcggcggctgccgcaacacgcacactacgcgcaatcgctctgctcgcgcgaccaGAAGACGTGACGtttaagacttgagttatccgttacaatataatttaataaaaatgacagcaatgtaaaacaaacttataacacccctctttttgcgtcgggggttaaaaatggttttttgggtcgatcaactttttcttgtacctcaatgccatggttacgtcccctggacaactctttaaaaccacgagtttctatatattttctGTGGCTAAAATTCATCGAGTTtacatttttgtcatagttacaagctcattattttatagactCTACTCCTAAGCATATTTATTAGTCGCATATATCAAagcagttttaaaaaaaaaactcagtcactgttgtctcttggacaacgggacagaataacaaacaagaaaaagttgattggcccttttaCTAAGTAATTATACTTCATTTTATAGAATACAGGCTTATATGTATCATGCAGCCTACATTTATTAATcagtgtaaaaacaaaaaaggtattttTCTCATATTTGTTACACCATTAGCTATTACATgctttatttaacaaaataaaaaactcatGCATTTAAGGGATATCACatcatgattattattttatttaatgttttctaggaatattgtaatttatttataaataacagtATTATGTATCTTCTTACCTCGGGCATATCTTTAGCTCCTAAATGTTTGGGTCCAGACctatttaaatacttttgatACAATACTGCAGAATATCGTTTACGCTCAAACCTTTCCTCATCTgttagaactaaaaaaaaagggAACAATCAATAATTTTGGagtcaaaaaaatttttaaagAACCACCTTgcacaaattatctattttattttaaagtttatctTATTTAGATTTCATCAAAGTTATCAACACCAACAATTATGCTTGCCTACACAATAGGAGTCTCTAATCTGTATTAATAAACTGATTTAATGTTATTAATACTATACAGATCAGAATGCACTGAAAAAGTACTTTATTTACTTCCATGCAggcattttaatttttgaaatgaaTTTGACACAACAAAACACTTATTTCCATTCATTATACTTAATTCAGTTTATTAATTTAGATCATACTGTGAGAGGGAGAGAACTTCAGGATAATACTGTATCTGTGTGAGGCCTGCCTAGGGCATTATCTGAATGGATAAAGATATTATTAGagcttatttttaaaacatctttAGGATCTGCTCTTAATACCTACTCATTAATAGATCAAAATTAAAtacgtaaaatattaaaaatggttaaacttataatcagaaaataaaaataaaattaccattCTCAATCAAACTTTTGTCGAGATCCTTCTCCCTTTTGGTTTCTTTTGAATCATGGTCAACAGAAGCATTCACACATTCGGGCACTTTCTTTTTGTCTTTTATGGTTTTGCATTTTTCGTCTTTATCTATTTTTAAGTTACTTGGTATGTCTTTTGAATCACTAGTTTTTCTGTGCTTTATTGGACCAGCCTCAGTTGAATTAAGTTCACCAATGGGTCTCTTACTATCTTTCTTTAAGAATTTATCTGATTCAACTTTTTCGGAAGTTGAATTCATATGGCTTATGCTAAACCCATTACTTTCCATTAGTTTTGTTGAACTGTCAGTTTTGTCTTCAGTATCTTGAGTATTTGGCACAGATATTGTAGTTTCTTTGCTGTCTGATTTATTTGGTCTAAATTCTTCTTCGTTAGTATTTTTTTGGACATTTACTTCAGCATTATCAAGCATTAACAGACTTTGATCAAAATCATCATCTGAATGAATACCTGTCTCTGTGTtctttttcacttttttaaCAATTGGTTCTGTACGTTTAATAGGCGCACTGCCGAATATGTCAACTGCTTTTACCTCTTTAAGCTCTTTCTTGACTGGTAACTTAAGTTTAACTGTCTTTTTTGTTGATTTACTGCTACTTTCATCAGATTTCTTCTTCTTTGTTGAAAATATCTCTTCATCTGAGTCACTGAGAATCCGTTTCTTTCTACCTTCTCTTTTCTGAAAGTCAATGGAAGTCATTTATAatgattaaatattataatgtacatTAACAATGTCATGCCATGTAATAATTCAAAACGACTTATGTGTTCGATCGTATTCTAATCTcgatttgataataatataggtaggtaaatatttgagtaatttaataataataatgacatattgaaaaaaaaaatgaaattaagttagagcttgtctaagctgACGCGCGTCATACTCAACTATATCAGTTCATTATGCGTGACTAATTAGTAGAGGTGGACATTATTTAACGTCAGCGGTTACAGTAACCAGTGACGTGACGAGTCACCGAATCACTGGTTTCACGTCAAGCGACaaagtggtgatttttgtaacAAGCTTCTTTTGTGGTGATGCGAGATTCGTTTCAACGTCATAGACGTCACGAACGGAACGAAACGAATGGCATGGTTTTACGTTTCACTCAAGcgacaagtggtgatttttATAACAAGCTACTTTGTTTGTGGTAATGCGATTTTCGTTTCAACGTTATAGACGTAACGAACGGAACGAATGGCATGGAATGGAGTAAAAATTATAGCCACTTACCCTTACCGTTGTAAGAGTTTGGTTGGCGCCTTacatgaatttaaatattatttgtattgcagTAAGGTATAAATTAGGTTTAAGGAAGAATCCtactatattaattaatgaatattataaagTATCAGTTACAGTTACAGAACTTAAAGTATAAATTAGCCATCAAGAAGTAATGAGGGCGTAttaattcgccgctagaggcgctagtgtagcgtgaggtttccgaaa harbors:
- the Gnf1 gene encoding germ line transcription factor 1; its protein translation is MSKDIRLFFRPQKPQKPKLEDDDDVIPESPDVEIKTKKREGRKKRILSDSDEEIFSTKKKKSDESSSKSTKKTVKLKLPVKKELKEVKAVDIFGSAPIKRTEPIVKKVKKNTETGIHSDDDFDQSLLMLDNAEVNVQKNTNEEEFRPNKSDSKETTISVPNTQDTEDKTDSSTKLMESNGFSISHMNSTSEKVESDKFLKKDSKRPIGELNSTEAGPIKHRKTSDSKDIPSNLKIDKDEKCKTIKDKKKVPECVNASVDHDSKETKREKDLDKSLIENVLTDEERFERKRYSAVLYQKYLNRSGPKHLGAKDMPEGAPNCLKDCAFLLTGVLDSFEREEVSEAITKLGGTIKNSMSRKVTHVLAGDEAGPAKIAKAQEFGIPILNESDFLALIVNKSDMQKSNESTKHEKNRNSQKINDKSFSQKPHKDTEKSLNRKSYNDHEESLCQKSDTDRSVTSTQRASKSKSDINHKQCPKEKTNINDNSKTEKFVNIKEKNSESVSKLCASTSKDLNDSSSDSNSKIIANSHQSSMWVEKYKPQTLKQIIGQHGEASNVKKLCNWLTKWYANRKAKLPKPSPWTKNDDGGYYKAALLSGPPGVGKTTTVSLVCKELGFDTVEFNASDTRNKTLIKEQIGELLTTTSLSGFAKGQTGKQAVSKKHVLVMDEVDGMAGNEDRGGLQELIGLIKAASVPIICMCNDRNSQKMRSLVNYCYDLRFTRPRVDQIKAAMMSVCCKEGIKVPGEALAQLIVAANQDVRQTLNLLSMWAVDPARASADALHRDAAQTKKDIKLGPWEAIRKVFSAEEHKTMSIHDKSDLFFYDYSLAPLFVQENYLQVAPHCPKHEVLERLSRAADSISAGDLVDARIRSNQAWNLLPVQAMYSSVIPGSAMSGHLTGQIQFPAWLGKNSRRSKMFRICQEIHAHTRLSTTGSKSSIFLDYCTHLRDAIVTPLVKDKADGIAQSLEVLESYHLLREDLESLTEMSLWPGQRNPMILIDSKVKAAMTRTYNKKAMALPYAPGAVKRARAGAGSDDGELADDGDDDDHPEDSDPESDALIKKNKVKVTEKTSARKDAPGTSKDKPTSSKGKGKKK